A single window of Methanomassiliicoccaceae archaeon DNA harbors:
- the brxL gene encoding protease Lon-related BREX system protein BrxL gives MDNNATIVAGFNQLLPVLSKYVTSSLYEQYGDEWWNVAVLNKFDDRQKWDLPQQGSFDECVASLDIARVIILLDINWNETFRDKVVREGPGLMKDSRSWAKELLNVRNKSAHIGGNDFSDRDARRALDTMERLCECFDKYVAKKINVLYESIGRSEMAPATNPVDGSASIDDPVSPIAESVVESNLVFEDVRDKPIKSVSRSSDHIGSVTIDVDRLTDAFDGCIVRKDLTKKIKEGANVPIFVLEYLLGMHCSSSDQAEIDEGLQVVKKKLARLYIRPDEAERIKSNIREAGEGYSIIDKVSVTLDFKKDIYVATFLSLGLKNVPIDRSMVVSNPRLLSGGIWCIITFNYSYLEDDKLVNPFKITRLSPIQMPFVDVNEFIHQRKNFTKDEWIALMLRSTGIEPDNIDERTKWLLLARIMPLVENNINVCELGPRSTGKSHVYKEISPSSILVSGGQASVASLFYNMSSHTPGLVCNWDVVAFDEVAEIKFKDKDAITIMKDYMASGSFSRGGEQLEGKASMVFVGNINENINTLLLQASLFKPFPVGMNEDTAFLDRFHCYIPGWEIEPFSPRLFTNDYGFICDYFAEISRELRKMQYSNVIDKYFTLDESLKQRDVTSIKKTVSAMMKIIYPNGVADKGEIREILEFAMEMRSRVKEQLKRIQPDGEFSEARFIYHDLETEESREVFVPECEELSRR, from the coding sequence ATGGATAACAACGCGACCATAGTGGCTGGATTCAACCAGCTGTTGCCGGTGTTGTCCAAATACGTGACATCATCATTATATGAGCAATATGGTGATGAATGGTGGAACGTCGCAGTTCTCAATAAATTCGATGACAGGCAGAAATGGGACCTTCCGCAGCAAGGATCTTTCGACGAATGCGTTGCCAGTCTTGATATCGCGCGTGTGATAATTCTTCTTGATATCAATTGGAATGAGACGTTTAGGGACAAAGTGGTCCGTGAAGGCCCTGGTCTCATGAAAGATTCACGCAGTTGGGCAAAAGAGCTGCTGAACGTCCGTAACAAATCCGCGCATATTGGAGGTAATGATTTCTCCGACAGGGATGCCAGAAGGGCACTTGATACGATGGAACGTCTGTGCGAATGTTTTGATAAGTATGTTGCCAAAAAGATCAATGTGCTCTACGAGAGCATCGGAAGAAGCGAGATGGCTCCTGCCACCAATCCTGTCGATGGCTCTGCATCGATTGACGATCCTGTTTCTCCGATAGCCGAATCAGTTGTTGAAAGCAATCTTGTCTTTGAGGATGTCAGAGACAAACCGATCAAATCCGTTTCTAGATCGTCCGATCACATTGGGTCCGTCACTATAGATGTCGATCGTTTGACGGATGCATTCGATGGATGTATCGTAAGGAAGGATCTGACGAAGAAAATCAAGGAGGGAGCTAACGTCCCGATATTCGTTCTCGAATATCTTCTCGGGATGCATTGCTCTTCCAGTGATCAGGCAGAGATTGATGAAGGCCTCCAAGTGGTCAAGAAGAAGCTCGCCCGCTTGTACATACGTCCAGATGAGGCCGAGAGGATCAAATCCAACATTCGTGAGGCCGGAGAGGGATATTCGATAATCGATAAAGTGTCTGTAACACTCGATTTCAAGAAAGATATCTATGTCGCCACATTCCTCAGTTTGGGTTTGAAGAACGTACCAATCGACAGATCAATGGTGGTCTCTAATCCAAGGCTCCTTTCCGGCGGTATCTGGTGCATCATCACATTCAATTACTCGTATCTTGAAGATGACAAACTTGTCAATCCTTTCAAGATCACACGTCTTTCACCTATTCAAATGCCATTCGTGGATGTGAATGAATTCATTCATCAACGTAAGAACTTCACGAAGGATGAGTGGATCGCGTTGATGCTCAGATCCACCGGCATAGAACCAGATAACATCGATGAACGCACGAAATGGTTGCTTCTCGCACGCATCATGCCGTTGGTCGAGAACAACATAAATGTATGTGAGCTCGGCCCGCGCAGCACTGGTAAATCTCATGTTTACAAGGAGATTTCTCCGAGCAGCATACTTGTGTCAGGGGGTCAGGCATCTGTTGCCAGTTTGTTCTACAATATGTCGTCCCATACGCCGGGCCTGGTGTGCAATTGGGATGTTGTGGCATTCGACGAGGTCGCCGAGATCAAGTTCAAGGACAAGGATGCGATAACGATCATGAAGGACTACATGGCCTCGGGATCGTTCTCCAGAGGCGGGGAGCAGCTTGAAGGCAAAGCTTCCATGGTGTTCGTAGGCAACATCAATGAGAACATCAACACTCTTCTTCTCCAGGCAAGTCTATTTAAACCATTCCCAGTGGGGATGAACGAGGATACGGCATTCCTCGACAGATTCCATTGTTACATCCCGGGATGGGAGATCGAACCGTTCTCTCCGAGATTATTTACTAACGATTATGGATTCATATGCGACTATTTCGCTGAGATCTCCAGAGAATTGAGGAAGATGCAGTATTCCAATGTAATCGACAAGTACTTCACTCTTGACGAGAGCCTGAAGCAGAGGGATGTGACATCGATCAAGAAGACGGTCTCTGCAATGATGAAGATCATCTACCCCAATGGTGTAGCAGACAAAGGCGAGATTCGCGAGATATTGGAATTCGCAATGGAGATGAGATCCAGGGTGAAAGAGCAGCTCAAGCGTATTCAACCTGATGGAGAATTCTCTGAAGCTAGATTCATCTATCACGACTTGGAGACTGAAGAATCAAGGGAAGTATTCGTTCCAGAATGTGAGGAACTTTCTAGAAGATAA